One window from the genome of Commensalibacter oyaizuii encodes:
- the pgmG gene encoding phosphoglucomutase/phosphomannomutase PgmG, with protein MEHKRVIDPSILREYDIRGIYGKTFFIEDAYAIGRSFGSLIARQNGKKVVVSYDGRVSSPDLETALVDGLKKCGLEVVRIGRGPTPMLYYAATTMEADGAVMVTASHNPKEYNGMKFMLGGKSFYGKQIQALGAQVAQGDVVPEGIGSVRKVDIAEEYVTRLLKDFNATDRKLKVVWDNSNSAAGEVLTRLVQQLPGEHIVLNGSIDGNFPAHSPDPTVPKNLVQLQKEVAERKADIGIAFDGDADRIGVIDDKGNILWGDQLMIVYSRDILPDHQGATIIADVKASQILFEEIKKAGGYPLMWCTGHSLIKAKMAETKALLGGEMSGHIFFADKWYGFDDALYVAVRTLDIVARLKGPLSEITESLPKAISTPEIRFDCPDDRKFSVVKEVADRLKAANADVDTIDGVRVNTADGWWLLRASNTQASLVARAESTTEAGLETLKEALKSQLSASGVELPEI; from the coding sequence ATGGAACATAAAAGAGTTATCGATCCAAGCATTCTGCGCGAATATGATATCCGTGGGATCTATGGAAAAACATTTTTTATCGAAGATGCTTATGCTATTGGCCGTTCTTTTGGCAGCTTGATTGCGCGTCAAAATGGTAAAAAGGTTGTCGTAAGTTACGATGGACGGGTAAGTTCGCCAGATCTTGAAACCGCATTAGTTGACGGTTTAAAAAAATGTGGTCTTGAAGTTGTTCGTATTGGACGTGGCCCAACCCCAATGTTGTATTATGCTGCAACCACCATGGAAGCTGATGGTGCAGTGATGGTGACGGCAAGTCATAATCCAAAAGAATATAACGGTATGAAATTCATGCTGGGGGGGAAATCTTTTTATGGGAAACAAATTCAAGCTCTAGGTGCTCAAGTTGCTCAAGGTGATGTCGTTCCAGAAGGAATTGGTAGTGTTCGCAAGGTTGATATTGCCGAAGAATATGTTACCCGCTTATTAAAAGATTTTAATGCAACAGATCGCAAGCTTAAAGTGGTTTGGGATAACAGTAACAGTGCCGCTGGTGAGGTTTTGACCCGGTTGGTACAACAACTGCCTGGCGAGCATATTGTTCTAAATGGTAGTATTGATGGTAATTTTCCAGCCCATAGTCCAGATCCCACGGTTCCAAAGAATTTAGTTCAGTTGCAAAAAGAGGTTGCCGAGCGTAAAGCTGATATAGGGATTGCCTTCGATGGTGATGCTGATCGTATCGGTGTTATTGATGACAAAGGGAATATCCTGTGGGGTGATCAGCTAATGATTGTTTACAGCCGTGATATTCTGCCTGACCACCAAGGGGCTACTATTATCGCGGATGTGAAAGCTAGCCAGATTTTATTTGAAGAAATTAAAAAGGCTGGTGGTTATCCATTGATGTGGTGTACTGGGCATTCTTTGATCAAAGCAAAAATGGCTGAAACCAAGGCTTTATTAGGTGGTGAAATGTCTGGTCACATTTTCTTTGCTGATAAGTGGTATGGTTTTGATGACGCATTATATGTTGCAGTGCGTACGCTGGATATTGTTGCACGATTAAAAGGGCCGTTGTCCGAAATTACTGAATCTTTACCAAAAGCGATTTCCACCCCTGAGATCCGCTTTGACTGTCCTGATGATCGTAAATTCTCTGTGGTTAAAGAGGTCGCTGATCGATTAAAAGCTGCAAATGCCGATGTCGATACAATTGACGGTGTTCGGGTTAATACTGCTGATGGTTGGTGGTTGTTAAGAGCATCAAATACTCAGGCATCATTGGTTGCACGTGCAGAAAGTACAACAGAAGCAGGCCTTGAAACCCTTAAAGAGGCATTAAAATCCCAACTAAGTGCTTCCGGGGTTGAATTACCAGAAATCTAA
- the grxC gene encoding glutaredoxin 3, whose product MAQVEIYTQPGCPFCHKALLILNAKGASVKEINAPKGTKEREEAIERSGGRTTVPQIFIDGQHVGGCDDLQRIDKSGELDQLLAS is encoded by the coding sequence ATGGCTCAAGTCGAAATCTATACCCAACCTGGATGTCCATTTTGTCACAAGGCACTATTGATATTAAACGCTAAAGGTGCATCTGTAAAAGAAATCAATGCCCCTAAAGGAACCAAGGAAAGAGAAGAGGCAATTGAGCGTTCTGGAGGCAGAACCACAGTGCCTCAAATCTTTATTGATGGTCAACATGTTGGTGGTTGTGACGATTTACAGCGAATTGATAAATCAGGTGAATTAGATCAATTACTAGCATCGTAA
- the trpS gene encoding tryptophan--tRNA ligase, translating into MQSKPLGKRVFSGIQPTGIPHLGNYLGAIRHWVDMQQGNECIFCLVDMHAITVWQDPIQLRSQIIEQAAILMAAGIDPQKHILFNQSAVSAHARMGWIFNCVARIGWMNRMTQFKDKAGKNREAHSAGLYVYPNLMAADILTYQATCVPVGEDQRQHLELTNDIAQKFNHDYQIDFFQEVQGLIPATSARVMNLRDGSKKMSKSDPSEQGRIELLDEDDVIANKIRRAKSDSEPLPSEVEGLENRLEASNLVSIYAVMANQSVDQVLRQFGGQGFSGFKSELADALIQHIRPIREETKRLLADEAHIREMLRMGAKKASAIAEPIVSKVEEIVGFIK; encoded by the coding sequence ATGCAGTCCAAACCGTTAGGTAAGAGAGTATTTTCCGGCATTCAGCCCACCGGTATTCCGCATTTAGGTAATTATTTGGGAGCAATACGTCATTGGGTTGACATGCAGCAGGGAAATGAATGTATTTTCTGCTTGGTGGATATGCATGCGATAACGGTTTGGCAGGATCCTATACAACTAAGATCGCAGATTATCGAACAGGCTGCGATCCTAATGGCTGCGGGGATTGATCCACAAAAACATATTTTATTTAACCAATCTGCTGTTTCTGCACACGCAAGAATGGGATGGATTTTCAATTGTGTCGCCCGTATTGGTTGGATGAACAGAATGACCCAGTTCAAAGATAAAGCTGGAAAAAATAGAGAGGCACATTCTGCAGGATTATACGTTTATCCGAACTTAATGGCTGCTGATATTCTAACATATCAGGCTACTTGCGTACCTGTTGGAGAGGACCAGCGTCAACATCTAGAACTAACTAATGACATCGCTCAAAAGTTCAACCATGATTATCAAATAGATTTTTTTCAAGAAGTGCAAGGTCTTATACCAGCCACCAGCGCACGGGTTATGAATTTACGTGATGGTAGTAAGAAAATGTCAAAATCTGACCCTTCAGAGCAAGGGCGTATCGAATTGTTGGATGAAGATGATGTCATTGCAAATAAAATTAGACGCGCCAAAAGTGATTCAGAACCATTGCCATCTGAAGTCGAGGGATTGGAAAATCGCTTAGAGGCTTCAAATTTAGTCTCTATTTATGCGGTCATGGCTAATCAGTCTGTTGATCAGGTTTTACGCCAATTTGGTGGTCAGGGATTTAGTGGCTTTAAATCTGAGCTAGCTGATGCCTTAATACAGCATATTCGACCCATTCGGGAAGAAACAAAGCGGTTATTGGCTGATGAAGCACATATTCGTGAAATGTTGCGGATGGGGGCAAAAAAAGCTTCAGCCATTGCAGAGCCTATTGTTTCAAAAGTAGAAGAAATTGTGGGATTTATAAAATAA
- a CDS encoding double zinc ribbon domain-containing protein gives MNILKHVYKHFLDFFIPPSCLVCGVTVAEDGLVCSSCFRQFHFIHAPFCHACSLPFISDAEAGIDSICSDCKMDMPLWQACRAAFVYNEGIKRLIVPLKHGDRHHSICFLTRFMARQSASLFAHVDYIVPVPLHKRRLRQRKYNQSALLARQLGKYFRTSVLPMGLLRVRETIALGHLNRQERYSVLDGAFEVNPLYSYVFKNKNILLVDDVVTTGATLTHCSRALYDAGAARVDVVAVAKVV, from the coding sequence TTGAATATATTAAAACATGTATATAAACATTTTTTAGATTTTTTTATCCCTCCTAGTTGTTTGGTGTGTGGTGTAACGGTTGCTGAGGATGGGCTGGTATGTTCTTCATGTTTTCGGCAATTTCATTTTATTCATGCCCCTTTTTGTCATGCTTGCTCTCTTCCTTTTATATCTGATGCAGAAGCAGGTATAGATTCTATTTGTTCTGATTGTAAAATGGATATGCCTTTGTGGCAGGCATGTCGGGCAGCTTTCGTATATAATGAGGGGATTAAAAGATTAATTGTACCTCTAAAGCATGGCGATCGGCACCATAGTATTTGTTTTTTGACACGGTTTATGGCTCGTCAATCTGCTTCATTGTTTGCACACGTGGATTACATAGTGCCTGTGCCTCTACATAAAAGGCGGTTGAGGCAAAGAAAATATAATCAATCTGCTTTATTGGCACGGCAGTTGGGAAAATACTTTAGGACTTCCGTTTTACCGATGGGACTGTTAAGGGTAAGAGAGACAATTGCTTTGGGGCATCTCAATCGGCAAGAAAGATATTCCGTGTTAGATGGTGCTTTTGAGGTAAATCCTTTATATTCATATGTTTTTAAAAACAAAAATATCCTATTGGTTGATGACGTTGTAACGACAGGTGCTACTTTAACACATTGCAGTCGTGCTTTATACGATGCGGGCGCAGCGCGGGTCGACGTGGTGGCCGTTGCCAAAGTGGTTTAA
- a CDS encoding secondary thiamine-phosphate synthase enzyme YjbQ: MKQQTSILQVQTHGQGLTMLNMDLSSWILKTGIVTGLLTLWCKHTSASFIVQENADPDVREDILHYLNDLVPENRHYLHHSEGPDDMPAHIKAVLTQTQLSIPIVERQMVLGIWQGIYLFEHRRQPHLRQIALHVLGE; encoded by the coding sequence ATGAAGCAACAAACGAGTATTCTACAGGTTCAAACCCATGGGCAAGGATTAACCATGTTAAATATGGATTTATCCAGCTGGATCTTAAAGACGGGTATTGTTACTGGTTTATTGACTTTATGGTGTAAACATACTTCTGCTTCATTCATTGTGCAGGAAAATGCAGACCCTGATGTGAGGGAGGATATTTTACACTATCTTAATGATTTGGTTCCAGAAAATCGGCATTACTTGCATCACAGTGAAGGGCCAGACGATATGCCAGCCCATATAAAGGCAGTATTAACCCAAACACAACTGTCGATCCCCATTGTTGAACGTCAAATGGTTTTGGGAATTTGGCAAGGAATCTATTTGTTCGAGCATCGTAGACAGCCTCATTTACGTCAAATCGCCTTACACGTTCTAGGGGAATAA
- the galU gene encoding UTP--glucose-1-phosphate uridylyltransferase GalU — MIKPLRKAVLPVAGFGTRFLPATKSMPKEMLPVVDRPLIQYAIDEARAAGIEQFCLITARGKDSLIDYFDIAYELEDTLRQKGKKESLEALQPSSIQAGSLTALRQQDPLGLGHAVWCARTFVGDDPFAVLLPDDLILSERGCLAQMVDVYNKHGGNVVAVSEVPREKTSSYGIVDVASDDGKLVEISGLVEKPKPEEAPSNLSVIGRYILSPEIMTHLSKMERGAGNEVQLTDSMAKLIGEMPFHGLRYEGIRYDCGSKAGFLEAQIAFALQRSDLQSSMREILKKYAHEGAK; from the coding sequence GTGATTAAACCTCTACGTAAAGCTGTGTTACCTGTTGCTGGATTTGGTACGCGTTTCTTGCCTGCTACGAAGTCTATGCCTAAAGAAATGTTGCCTGTTGTTGACCGTCCGTTGATTCAGTACGCAATCGATGAGGCAAGAGCAGCAGGAATTGAACAATTTTGTTTAATTACTGCCCGTGGAAAAGATTCTTTAATAGACTATTTTGATATTGCTTATGAATTAGAAGATACATTACGTCAAAAGGGTAAAAAAGAATCCCTAGAGGCATTGCAACCTTCCAGTATTCAGGCAGGATCCTTAACGGCATTGCGTCAGCAAGATCCATTGGGATTAGGGCATGCTGTGTGGTGTGCACGCACATTCGTAGGGGACGATCCATTTGCCGTCTTATTACCAGATGATTTGATTTTGAGTGAGCGTGGTTGTTTGGCACAAATGGTTGATGTTTATAACAAACACGGTGGTAACGTTGTTGCAGTTTCTGAAGTGCCCCGTGAAAAAACATCCAGCTATGGTATTGTTGACGTTGCCTCTGATGATGGTAAATTGGTTGAGATTTCTGGTTTGGTTGAAAAACCAAAACCTGAAGAAGCACCTTCTAATCTTTCTGTGATTGGTCGTTATATTTTGTCCCCTGAAATTATGACTCATTTATCTAAGATGGAACGTGGAGCAGGGAATGAAGTGCAGTTAACAGACTCAATGGCAAAATTAATTGGTGAAATGCCATTTCATGGATTACGTTACGAAGGTATACGGTACGATTGTGGCAGTAAGGCTGGCTTTTTAGAGGCACAAATTGCATTTGCATTGCAACGTTCTGACTTACAGTCATCAATGCGTGAAATTTTGAAAAAATATGCACATGAAGGTGCAAAATAA
- a CDS encoding argininosuccinate synthase, whose translation MVEKKVKKVVLAYSGGLDTSVILRWLQKTYECEVVTFTADLGQGDELEPARKKAEMFGVKEIFVEDLREEFVRDYVFPMFRANTLYEGQYLLGTSIARPLISKRQIEIAEQVGADAVAHGATGKGNDQVRFELAYYALKPDVTVIAPWREWELTSRTRLLQFAEENQIPIAHDKRGEAPFSVDANMLHSSSEGKILEDPAVAPDEIVFQRTISPEDAPDKATEITIDFKGGDPVAINGVAMSPATLLTRLNELGKANGIGRLDLVENRFVGMKSRGIYETPGGTILLFAHRNMESITLDREAGHLKDSIMPRYAELIYNGFWFSPERRMLQALIDESQHSVTGRVHLKLYKGNIILMGRESPNSLYDMRVVTFEDDEGAYNQVDAQGFIKLNALRLRLGAQAGRRGGKL comes from the coding sequence ATGGTTGAGAAGAAGGTGAAAAAAGTCGTTCTTGCCTATTCTGGTGGGTTGGATACTTCGGTCATTTTACGTTGGTTGCAAAAAACCTATGAATGTGAAGTTGTAACCTTTACCGCAGATTTGGGGCAGGGCGATGAATTGGAACCTGCACGTAAAAAAGCAGAGATGTTCGGGGTTAAAGAAATCTTTGTTGAAGATTTACGTGAAGAATTTGTTCGTGACTATGTTTTCCCAATGTTTCGGGCGAATACTCTTTATGAAGGTCAATATCTATTGGGTACTTCAATTGCACGGCCTTTGATTTCTAAAAGACAAATTGAGATTGCCGAACAAGTCGGTGCTGATGCAGTCGCCCATGGCGCAACAGGTAAAGGTAATGATCAGGTTCGTTTTGAATTGGCTTATTATGCATTAAAACCTGATGTTACGGTGATCGCGCCATGGCGTGAATGGGAATTGACTTCTCGTACTCGGTTATTGCAATTTGCAGAAGAAAATCAAATTCCCATAGCACACGATAAACGTGGCGAGGCACCATTTTCTGTAGATGCGAACATGTTGCACTCTTCTTCCGAAGGTAAAATTTTGGAAGATCCTGCGGTTGCTCCAGATGAAATCGTATTTCAACGTACTATTTCCCCAGAAGATGCCCCTGATAAAGCAACAGAAATTACTATCGATTTCAAGGGTGGGGATCCCGTAGCCATTAATGGTGTGGCAATGTCCCCAGCAACATTATTAACGCGTTTAAATGAATTGGGTAAAGCCAATGGAATTGGGCGTTTGGATTTGGTTGAAAATCGTTTTGTTGGAATGAAGTCTCGTGGAATTTATGAAACCCCAGGGGGTACTATTTTGTTATTTGCCCACAGAAATATGGAATCCATTACTTTGGATCGTGAAGCTGGGCATTTAAAAGACAGTATTATGCCACGTTATGCAGAATTAATTTATAATGGTTTTTGGTTCTCACCAGAACGTCGTATGTTACAGGCCCTTATTGATGAAAGTCAGCACTCAGTAACAGGTCGTGTGCATTTGAAATTATATAAAGGGAATATTATTCTAATGGGGCGTGAAAGTCCTAACAGTCTTTATGATATGCGGGTTGTGACCTTTGAGGATGATGAAGGTGCTTATAATCAGGTCGATGCACAAGGATTTATTAAATTGAATGCATTACGTTTACGATTGGGTGCTCAGGCCGGGCGTCGTGGTGGAAAACTATAA
- a CDS encoding class I SAM-dependent methyltransferase — translation MSVPILFNRQLVRLHRDRAVSHMQEMQDVVERCADQLLGRLDDVQRSFANALEIGGRGIIGPALQARGINTISADLSHKLVAINQGKSCVCMDEEMLPFAAESFDLVIAHFNLHWVNDLPGALMQIRNILRPDGLFLAAVPILPTLSLLRTIMTEAEIEHYGGASPRISPFPDLRACAELMQRAGFALPVVDKEKLDLVYRSAAALFRDLRFSGETNALVEGKKNLTHHSFWVHCLEKLEQQDELAVPLHFAVLTGWAPDVSQPQPLKPGQFSMSLENVF, via the coding sequence ATGTCTGTGCCCATTTTATTTAATCGTCAATTGGTAAGATTACATCGTGATAGGGCGGTATCGCACATGCAAGAAATGCAAGACGTGGTTGAGAGATGTGCAGATCAATTGTTAGGTCGTTTGGATGATGTGCAACGATCCTTTGCCAATGCTTTGGAAATAGGAGGGCGTGGTATTATTGGTCCAGCATTGCAGGCAAGGGGTATAAATACCATTTCAGCAGATTTGTCGCACAAATTGGTTGCTATTAATCAAGGAAAATCTTGCGTCTGTATGGACGAAGAGATGTTACCATTTGCAGCAGAGAGTTTTGATTTAGTCATAGCTCATTTTAATTTGCACTGGGTGAATGATTTACCAGGTGCATTAATGCAAATTAGAAATATTTTGCGCCCCGATGGATTATTTTTAGCAGCAGTTCCCATTTTACCGACGTTATCTTTGCTTAGAACAATTATGACTGAGGCAGAAATAGAACATTATGGCGGGGCATCGCCCAGAATATCACCCTTTCCAGATTTGCGGGCCTGTGCTGAGTTAATGCAGAGAGCAGGGTTTGCATTACCTGTGGTTGATAAGGAAAAATTGGATTTAGTTTATCGCTCTGCTGCGGCTTTATTTCGTGACTTGCGCTTTTCTGGTGAGACGAATGCATTGGTTGAAGGGAAAAAAAACTTAACTCATCATTCATTTTGGGTTCATTGTCTTGAAAAATTAGAACAACAAGATGAGTTGGCTGTTCCATTGCATTTTGCGGTGTTAACAGGTTGGGCCCCTGATGTTTCACAACCTCAACCCTTAAAGCCAGGGCAGTTTTCTATGTCACTGGAAAACGTATTTTAA
- a CDS encoding NAD(P)-dependent oxidoreductase, producing the protein MKIAFIGLGTMGMPIVNNISKKNFFIKAWDKRPIDPSKLEANIILCQTPSELEDCDILMTMVPDDNAIRNIAYETKVLTNKKIWINLSTTSLALLQEINKFRQNRFEYHVIPVMGRCDVAEAGQLDVYYSGNKQQLALVEPILNSFSKKIWYLNEKRETALLTKLAGNFLLNATIEALGEAFALVEKASVERQVFADIIMDSMFKCPVYELYTDMIVNRKFSPPGFPLELGLKDINLIIDAGEHYRVPLPYASIVKDHFIEGMAYNEQTLDESALSISAIRHSNQTKTN; encoded by the coding sequence ATGAAGATTGCTTTCATAGGACTTGGAACAATGGGGATGCCCATTGTTAATAATATTTCGAAAAAAAACTTTTTTATCAAAGCCTGGGATAAGCGCCCCATCGATCCCTCAAAATTGGAAGCTAACATCATCTTGTGCCAAACGCCATCGGAACTCGAAGACTGCGATATCCTAATGACCATGGTGCCAGACGATAACGCAATCAGAAATATTGCATATGAAACCAAGGTGTTAACGAACAAGAAGATTTGGATTAATTTGTCGACAACTTCTTTAGCCCTTTTACAAGAAATCAACAAGTTTCGACAGAATCGGTTCGAATATCACGTCATTCCTGTCATGGGTCGATGCGACGTCGCGGAGGCTGGACAATTGGATGTCTATTATTCAGGCAACAAACAACAGCTAGCCCTTGTTGAACCTATTCTAAATAGTTTTTCGAAAAAAATATGGTACCTCAACGAAAAAAGAGAAACTGCGCTCCTCACAAAACTGGCAGGGAACTTTTTACTCAATGCTACAATCGAAGCTCTGGGTGAGGCATTTGCTTTGGTAGAAAAAGCTTCTGTGGAAAGACAGGTCTTTGCAGACATTATTATGGATTCGATGTTTAAATGCCCTGTTTACGAACTCTACACCGATATGATTGTTAATCGTAAGTTCAGTCCCCCTGGATTTCCACTAGAACTGGGACTTAAAGACATCAACCTTATCATTGATGCTGGGGAACATTATCGCGTCCCCCTACCCTATGCATCAATTGTCAAGGATCATTTTATCGAGGGAATGGCTTACAACGAGCAAACACTTGACGAAAGCGCATTATCTATCAGTGCAATACGCCACAGTAATCAAACAAAAACCAATTAG
- a CDS encoding FKBP-type peptidyl-prolyl cis-trans isomerase, with amino-acid sequence MKKIVSFALPVLLAFSFSLAACAGNKDEQLTPEQFMKKIESESGVKTLPSGLAYRVIKSGDPKDASPAVGDLVLIEYEGRLPDGVIFDSSDRHGGGLMQMPVDGLIQGWMEALPKMHPGDVWQLYVPPKLGYGDKSLGIIPANSPLVFKIHLVGVTKAPQNN; translated from the coding sequence ATGAAGAAAATTGTTTCTTTTGCTTTACCAGTTTTGTTGGCATTTTCTTTTTCTTTGGCAGCTTGTGCAGGAAATAAAGATGAACAATTAACACCAGAACAATTCATGAAAAAAATTGAATCTGAATCAGGTGTTAAAACTTTGCCCAGTGGGCTCGCCTATCGTGTGATTAAATCAGGAGATCCAAAAGACGCTTCTCCTGCCGTTGGGGACTTGGTTTTAATTGAATATGAAGGTCGTCTGCCTGATGGGGTTATTTTTGATTCTTCTGATCGCCATGGTGGGGGATTAATGCAAATGCCTGTTGATGGTTTAATCCAAGGTTGGATGGAAGCTTTGCCAAAAATGCATCCTGGTGATGTATGGCAACTCTATGTCCCCCCTAAATTAGGATATGGTGATAAATCTTTGGGTATTATCCCTGCAAATAGTCCATTGGTTTTTAAAATTCATTTGGTTGGTGTTACAAAAGCACCCCAAAATAATTAG
- a CDS encoding phytanoyl-CoA dioxygenase family protein → MLTNNDIEQFHKDGFLVKENYVPDDLLHKIDQSVKNLELQNHDGYVFENDQKTLRSINGPHMIDPFFEELANDDLLERDAYALLNEETYLHQYKINFKNALNGDVWAWHSDFYFWNKEDGMQKDNAFSVGIFLDDVNDMNGPLLVAPGSHKTLIPDSEVIHTYGQNAPKNWRETTSSKLKYELSQSFLAKTLGQTGIVAAKGKKGSALFFHSSILHASNVNLTPWRRRLVLLSYNVMSNKLLNIDDPRPNFMATR, encoded by the coding sequence ATGCTTACTAACAACGACATTGAACAATTTCATAAAGATGGTTTTCTCGTTAAAGAAAACTATGTCCCCGACGATCTACTTCATAAAATCGATCAATCAGTAAAAAACTTAGAATTACAAAACCACGATGGTTACGTCTTTGAAAATGATCAAAAAACTTTAAGAAGTATCAACGGTCCCCACATGATAGACCCGTTTTTTGAAGAGCTGGCAAACGACGACTTACTGGAACGTGATGCTTACGCTCTACTAAACGAAGAAACCTATCTTCACCAATACAAAATCAACTTTAAAAATGCGCTGAACGGTGACGTGTGGGCATGGCATAGTGATTTTTACTTTTGGAATAAAGAAGACGGAATGCAGAAGGACAATGCCTTCTCCGTAGGGATTTTCCTTGACGATGTTAACGATATGAATGGACCACTGTTGGTCGCTCCAGGATCTCATAAAACCCTCATCCCTGACAGCGAGGTTATTCACACCTACGGACAAAATGCACCAAAGAATTGGCGAGAAACAACATCTTCCAAGTTGAAGTATGAACTGTCTCAAAGCTTTCTAGCAAAAACTCTTGGGCAAACTGGCATTGTTGCTGCTAAAGGAAAGAAAGGCAGTGCCCTTTTCTTCCACAGCTCTATATTACACGCCTCAAACGTAAATCTTACCCCTTGGCGCAGAAGATTAGTTTTATTAAGTTACAATGTCATGAGTAACAAGTTACTTAACATAGATGATCCACGCCCCAATTTCATGGCAACTCGATAA